In Planococcus sp. MB-3u-03, the genomic window GCCTACGGGCTCGGCAATCGCCCGGTCGAAGAATACACGTACATATTCGGCTTGCCCGATTGGTTTTTCTATAGCTGCATCGTCGGCTTCCTGGTCATGGTCGTGCTCGTCACGGTCGTCGTCAAGTTTTTCTTTGTCGATGTGCCATTTGACGAAGAACAGGAGGAAAGCCGATGA contains:
- a CDS encoding YhdT family protein, with product MKETDWRFRVAHREAWIGLGLALFNFVWWFAFAYGLGNRPVEEYTYIFGLPDWFFYSCIVGFLVMVVLVTVVVKFFFVDVPFDEEQEESR